Proteins from a genomic interval of Cucumis melo cultivar AY chromosome 7, USDA_Cmelo_AY_1.0, whole genome shotgun sequence:
- the LOC103494799 gene encoding uncharacterized protein LOC103494799, whose translation MFPRKDTSRIDTSELKAMIYRKLGHQRSDKYFDQLKKLLSLKTNKREFDKFCIQIIGREIIPLHNRLIRAILQNACVAKTPPVLSSTRKVGGNLSVKVVNGYQRSCLQSLHGDAFLSSPRKGRSPVSRDRKIRDRPSPLGPCGKPQNMALEEFASKAQEQQSATELHSLGSRPPVEMASVEDGEEVEQVAGSPGVQSRSPVTAPLGISMNFIGSSKTLSNVPVGGRNYHVTTCQDGGELPDTRLLRTHLRKKLETEQIDISVDGVNLLNNALDVYLKRLIEPCLNFSRSRCERLKFTGNQPITGSRITFQEQNRHRAQQINNGSLLDFRVAMQLNPQVLGREWTMQLEKISLRASEE comes from the coding sequence ATGTTTCCCAGGAAAGACACTTCTCGTATAGACACTTCCGAGCTGAAAGCGATGATATATCGAAAGCTTGGGCATCAGAGATCAGACAAATACTTTGATCAGCTCAAGAAATTGTTAAGTTTAAAGACCAACAAAAGGGAATTCGACAAGTTTTGTATTCAGATTATTGGGAGGGAAATTATACCTCTTCATAATCGGCTTATTAGAGCGATTCTTCAAAATGCTTGTGTGGCTAAAACTCCCCCTGTTCTTAGCAGTACAAGGAAAGTTGGAGGCAATCTCAGTGTGAAGGTTGTGAATGGATATCAAAGGAGTTGTCTTCAATCACTTCATGGGGATGCATTCCTTTCTTCTCCTCGAAAGGGTAGGTCGCCAGTTAGTAGAGACCGTAAGATTCGAGATCGTCCAAGTCCTTTGGGACCGTGTGGGAAGCCACAGAATATGGCACTTGAAGAATTTGCTTCCAAGGCACAAGAACAGCAAAGTGCAACAGAGTTGCATTCTCTTGGCAGCCGTCCTCCTGTCGAAATGGCGTCTGTAGAAGACGGAGAAGAGGTTGAGCAGGTGGCTGGAAGTCCTGGAGTTCAAAGCAGAAGCCCAGTTACTGCTCCGCTTGGTATATCGATGAACTTCATTGGTTCCAGTAAGACTCTCTCCAATGTTCCCGTTGGAGGAAGAAATTACCATGTAACAACATGTCAAGATGGTGGCGAGCTACCGGACACGAGGTTGCTACGAACTCATTTGAGGAAGAAGTTGGAAACAGAGCAGATTGATATATCTGTAGATGGTGTAAACCTTCTTAACAATGCATTGGATGTTTATTTAAAGAGGTTAATCGAGCCATGTTTGAATTTCTCTCGGTCACGGTGCGAGCGACTGAAATTTACAGGCAATCAACCGATAACTGGCTCAAGAATCACATTCCAGGAACAAAATCGGCATCGAGCTCAACAAATAAATAATGGATCCTTGTTGGACTTCCGTGTTGCAATGCAACTGAATCCTCAAGTGCTTGGGAGAGAGTGGACGATGCAGCTTGAGAAAATCAGTTTACGAGCCTCTGAAGAGTGA
- the LOC103494801 gene encoding uncharacterized protein LOC103494801 encodes MAEEAGSSSSTSNQLPLIIEIEDEVEEELLYGAGSGWVQALTSCDHLASLSSDLAHIPPPQTPCSQCQNPKENWLCLCCKDVFCSRFVNKHMLQHYEQSTHCLALSYSDLSVWCFSCDAYLDAQVIQELRPVHEVAYILKFGEVPPFR; translated from the exons ATGGCGGAAGAAGCCGGTTCATCTTCGTCCACTTCCAACCAACTG CCACTAATAATCGAAATCGAAGATGAAGTTGAGGAAGAACTCTTATACGGCGCCGGATCGGGATGGGTCCAGGCTCTTACTTCTTGCGATCATCTCGCTTCCTTATCTTCCGACCTCGCTCACATTCCGCCCCCTCAGACTCCCTGTAGCCA ATGCCAGAATCCCAAGGAGAACTGGCTGTGTTTATGCTGTAAGGATGTCTTTTGTAGCCGTTTTGTGAATAAGCACATGCTTCAACATTATGAGCAATCAACTCATTGCCTTGCACTCAGCTACAG TGATTTGTCAGTTTGGTGTTTCTCCTGCGATGCATATTTGGATGCACAAGTGATTCAGGAATTACGACCAGTACACGAAGTTGCCTACATACTGAAATTTGGCGAGGTCCCACCCTTTCGATAG
- the LOC103494804 gene encoding BTB/POZ domain-containing protein NPY2 isoform X2: MKFMKLGSKPDCFQTDGTNVRYVVSELATDITVIVGDVKFYLHKFPLLSKSAHLQKLVTGEHNDEIYIPEIPGGSAAFEICAKFCYGMTVTLNAYNVVAARCAAEYLGMHETIEKGNLTYKIDVFLSSSIFRSWKDSIIVLQSTKALMPLSEELKLVSNCLESIAVKASADISKVDWSYTYNRKKLPEENGNNPNWNGVRNRSVPKDWWVEDLCELEIDVYKRVIVSIKNKGIVPNDVIGEALKAYAYRYLPGFSKGVLQCGDPLKYQSAVSTIVWLLPAEKGSVSSSFLSKLLKASIFLAFGDETKDELVRQMGQQLEEASVSDLLIRSPEGEAMTYDVNAVQKMVEVFLLQDHNSEIESLEEGNEIQEPRGPGILSDATKLMVAKLIDGYLAEVAKDPNLPSVKFIDLAEMVSGIARPSHDGLYRAIDMYLKEHPGIGKSDKKRICKLIDCKKLSADACIHAVQNERLPLRMVVQVLFFEQVRASASSGCSTPDLPKAIKDLTSGSHSSSRSATTNPEEDWDAVAMAEELKALKGELASLRLANGRGSSERNGDGKNGIDKAALSKMKGLLKSKKLFTKLWSSKGGGYGENSGSDSSESLGSANQEEAKSTPSRNRRHSVS; encoded by the exons ATGAAGTTCATGAAACTTGGATCAAAACCTGATTGTTTTCAGACTGATGGGACCAATGTTAG GTATGTTGTCAGTGAATTAGCTACGGACATCACTGTTATCGTTGGGGATGTCAAGTTTTACCTCCACAAG TTTCCCCTTTTGTCAAAGAGTGCTCACTTGCAGAAGTTGGTCACTGGGGAGCACAATGATGAAATATACATTCCAGAGATCCCAGGCGGTTCTGCGGCATTTGAGATATGTGCCAAATTCTGTTACGGCATGACTGTTACTCTTAATGCTTATAATGTAGTTGCAGCTCGTTGTGCTGCTGAATACCTAGGAATGCATGAGACAATAGAAAAGGGAAACCTAACCTACAAAATTGATGTTTTCCTTAGTTCGAGTATCTTTCGTAGCTGGAAGGATTCAATCATTGTTCTACAGTCTACAAAAGCACTAATGCCATTATCTGAGGAACTGAAATTAGTTAGCAATTGCTTAGAATCTATTGCTGTGAAGGCCTCTGCTGATATTTCTAAAGTTGACTGGTCTTACACATATAACCGCAAGAAACTACCCGAGGAAAATGGGAACAATCCCAACTGGAATGGTGTCAGGAATCGTAGTGTGCCGAAAGACTGGTGGGTTGAGGATCTTTGTGAGCTAGAAATTGATGTATATAAGCGTGTCATAGTGAGTATAAAAAACAAAGGAATAGTCCCTAACGATGTGATTGGAGAAGCCTTGAAGGCTTATGCTTACCGCTATCTTCCAGGCTTTAGCAAAGGTGTGCTTCAATGTGGGGATCCGCTGAAGTATCAGTCGGCAGTGTCCACAATCGTCTGGCTGTTACCTGCTGAGAAAGGCAGTGTTTCCAGTAGTTTCTTGTCCAAATTGCTGAAAGCTTCCATTTTCCTAGCTTTTGGAGACGAGACAAAAGACGAGCTTGTTCGACAAATGGGACAGCAGCTAGAGGAGGCTTCAGTGAGTGATCTCTTGATCCGATCACCAGAAGGTGAAGCTATGACCTATGATGTTAATGCTGTACAGAAAATGGTGGAGGTGTTTCTGTTGCAAGATCATAATAGCGAGATCGAGTCACTTGAAGAGGGAAATGAGATCCAGGAGCCAAGAGGGCCAGGGATTTTGTCTGACGCTACTAAGTTAATGGTGGCAAAATTGATCGATGGTTACCTTGCTGAGGTTGCAAAGGATCCCAACCTACCATCTGTGAAGTTCATTGATCTTGCAGAAATGGTATCTGGCATCGCTCGACCTTCACATGACGGGCTCTATCGAGCCATAGACATGTATCTGAAG GAACATCCAGGGATCGGCAAGAGCGACAAGAAGAGAATCTGCAAACTGATAGACTGCAAGAAACTATCTGCTGATGCATGCATTCATGCTGTACAAAATGAACGGCTTCCTCTACGTATGGTTGTGCAGGTATTATTTTTTGAGCAAGTCAGGGCCTCAGCATCATCTGGCTGCAGCACTCCCGACCTACCTAAAGCCATCAAGGATCTAACGAGTGGATCTCACAGCAGCTCAAGATCAGCCACGACGAACCCTGAAGAAGACTGGGATGCAGTCGCCATGGCTGAGGAGCTGAAGGCCCTCAAAGGGGAGCTAGCTTCCTTGAGGCTTGCTAATGGTAGAGGAAGTAGTGAAAGAAATGGAGATGGTAAAAATGGAATTGACAAAGCAGCTCTTAGTAAAATGAAAGGACTGCTCAAGTCAAAGAAGCTTTTCACAAAGCTATGGTCAAGCAAAGGAGGAGGATACGGCGAAAACAGCGGGTCAGATTCATCGGAGAGCCTTGGTTCTGCTAATCAGGAGGAAGCTAAGTCCACACCTTCAAGGAACAGAAGGCATTCAGTTTCTTAG
- the LOC103494806 gene encoding transcription factor bHLH84-like: MEAGAISEREWISLSGAYTAEESDFMANLLNNYCIPNELNSDLTLEIPSSYWASSNEPSYYSSDASDSSNIYALSQPNNNLPYTFNESNPLWMPNNGASSLSLDFSVEDVGNADCLDDNGSNIRKTRQCSRLQQSPADSVVNGKSSQQKRRADGVMVEEAMRDDKVGPVSVENASRKRPQSLLDVEKTKRSGRARKTSKIASGSCNEEDQIVSPNGQCTSSFSSEDDCNEAQEINGGITSSSTSNGKPRASRGSATDPQSLYARKRRERINERLRILQSLVPNGTKVDISTMLEEAVQYVKFLQLQIKLLSSDDLWMYAPIAYNGMDIGLNLKLMKQDNASQ, from the exons aTGGAAGCTGGTGCCATTTCAGAAAGAGAATGGATATCTCTTAGTGGAGCTTATACTGCTGAAGAATCTGATTTTATGGCTAATTTACTCAACAATTATTGTATTCCAAATGAGTTAAATTCAGATTTAACCTTGGAAATTCCATCTTCTTATTGGGCTTCTTCTAATGAACCTTCTTATTATTCTTCAGATGCTTCTGATTCTTCCAATATCTATGCCCTTTCACAACCCAATAACAATCTTCCTTATACTTTCAATGAATCTAACCCTCTTTGGATGCCTAATAATGGTGCTTCTTCCTTGTCCTTGGATTTTTCCGTCGAGGATGTCGGGAATGCCGATTGCTTGGACGATAATGGTTCGAATATTCGTAAAACAAGGCAATGCAGCAGGCTACAACAATCCCCTGCTGACTCTGTTGTCAATGGGAAGAGCTCACAACAGAAACGAAGAGCTGATGGTGTGATGGTGGAAGAAGCTATGAGGGATGATAAAGTTGGACCGGTTTCGGTTGAGAATGCCTCGAGGAAGCGACCTCAAAGTTTGCTTGAT GTTGAAAAGACGAAAAGGAGCGGGAGGGCACGGAAGACCTCGAAGATTGCTTCGGGTAGCTGCAATGAAGAGGATCAAATTGTTAGTCCAAATGGGCAATGCACAAGCAGTTTCAGCTCTGAAGATGATTGTAATGAGGCTCAGGAAATCAATGGTGGAATCACTTCTAGCTCAACCTCAAATGGAAAGCCAAGAGCCAGTAGAGGCTCAGCCACAGACCCTCAAAGCCTCTATGCAAGG aaaagaagagaaagaatcaaTGAAAGGTTGAGAATCTTACAAAGCCTCGTCCCAAATGGTACAAAG GTTGATATCAGTACAATGCTTGAAGAAGCTGTTCAATATGTGAAGTTTTTGCAGCTTCAAATCAAG TTGTTGAGCTCAGATGATTTATGGATGTATGCACCAATTGCTTACAATGGAATGGACATTGGACTTAACTTGAAGTTGATGAAGCAAGACAATGCATCACAATAG
- the LOC103494800 gene encoding FAD-linked sulfhydryl oxidase ERV1, with amino-acid sequence MSENPIQSLFQTAQKISTSIETHLSNLLSHSTRHSRPNHKPFSSQKISSYATPSYPDTTSMQSIDITHKPAAPVTKEVLGRATWTFLHILAAQYPDHPTRQQKKDVKELMAILSRMYPCGECADHFKEVLRANPVETGSHAEFSRWLCRVHNVVNRSLGKPIFPCERVDGRWGKVECEQRACDVLGSLPNFGEENRQ; translated from the exons ATGTCTGAGAATCCCATCCAATCTCTCTTTCAAACTGCTCAAAAGATTTCAACTTCCATTGAAACCCATCTCTCAAATCTTCTTTCCCATTCGACCCGTCATTCACGCCCCAACCATAAGCCTTTTTCTTCTCAAAAGATTTCATCCTATGCAACTCCCTCGTATCCTGATACGACTTCTATGCAATCTATTGACATAACCCATAAG CCTGCTGCACCTGTAACTAAGGAAGTACTTGGAAGGGCTACCTGGACTTTTCTTCACATCCTTGCTGCTCAG TACCCAGATCACCCAACGAGGCAGCAGAAGAAAGATGTAAAAGAATTG ATGGCAATATTATCTCGCATGTACCCTTGTGGAGAATGTGCAGACCACTTCAAAGAAGTTCTAAG GGCAAACCCCGTAGAGACTGGATCTCATGCTGAGTTCTCCCGATGGCTATGCCGTGTACATAACGTTGTCAACAGAAG TCTTGGAAAACCAATATTCCCATGTGAACGTGTCGATGGAAGATGGGGCAAAGTGGAATGCGAGCAACGCGCCTGCGACGTGCTCGGAAGCTTGCCAAATTTTGGGGAAGAAAATAGACAATAA
- the LOC103494804 gene encoding BTB/POZ domain-containing protein NPY2 isoform X1, protein MVHSDVLYVVSELATDITVIVGDVKFYLHKFPLLSKSAHLQKLVTGEHNDEIYIPEIPGGSAAFEICAKFCYGMTVTLNAYNVVAARCAAEYLGMHETIEKGNLTYKIDVFLSSSIFRSWKDSIIVLQSTKALMPLSEELKLVSNCLESIAVKASADISKVDWSYTYNRKKLPEENGNNPNWNGVRNRSVPKDWWVEDLCELEIDVYKRVIVSIKNKGIVPNDVIGEALKAYAYRYLPGFSKGVLQCGDPLKYQSAVSTIVWLLPAEKGSVSSSFLSKLLKASIFLAFGDETKDELVRQMGQQLEEASVSDLLIRSPEGEAMTYDVNAVQKMVEVFLLQDHNSEIESLEEGNEIQEPRGPGILSDATKLMVAKLIDGYLAEVAKDPNLPSVKFIDLAEMVSGIARPSHDGLYRAIDMYLKEHPGIGKSDKKRICKLIDCKKLSADACIHAVQNERLPLRMVVQVLFFEQVRASASSGCSTPDLPKAIKDLTSGSHSSSRSATTNPEEDWDAVAMAEELKALKGELASLRLANGRGSSERNGDGKNGIDKAALSKMKGLLKSKKLFTKLWSSKGGGYGENSGSDSSESLGSANQEEAKSTPSRNRRHSVS, encoded by the exons ATGGTTCACTCTGATGTATT GTATGTTGTCAGTGAATTAGCTACGGACATCACTGTTATCGTTGGGGATGTCAAGTTTTACCTCCACAAG TTTCCCCTTTTGTCAAAGAGTGCTCACTTGCAGAAGTTGGTCACTGGGGAGCACAATGATGAAATATACATTCCAGAGATCCCAGGCGGTTCTGCGGCATTTGAGATATGTGCCAAATTCTGTTACGGCATGACTGTTACTCTTAATGCTTATAATGTAGTTGCAGCTCGTTGTGCTGCTGAATACCTAGGAATGCATGAGACAATAGAAAAGGGAAACCTAACCTACAAAATTGATGTTTTCCTTAGTTCGAGTATCTTTCGTAGCTGGAAGGATTCAATCATTGTTCTACAGTCTACAAAAGCACTAATGCCATTATCTGAGGAACTGAAATTAGTTAGCAATTGCTTAGAATCTATTGCTGTGAAGGCCTCTGCTGATATTTCTAAAGTTGACTGGTCTTACACATATAACCGCAAGAAACTACCCGAGGAAAATGGGAACAATCCCAACTGGAATGGTGTCAGGAATCGTAGTGTGCCGAAAGACTGGTGGGTTGAGGATCTTTGTGAGCTAGAAATTGATGTATATAAGCGTGTCATAGTGAGTATAAAAAACAAAGGAATAGTCCCTAACGATGTGATTGGAGAAGCCTTGAAGGCTTATGCTTACCGCTATCTTCCAGGCTTTAGCAAAGGTGTGCTTCAATGTGGGGATCCGCTGAAGTATCAGTCGGCAGTGTCCACAATCGTCTGGCTGTTACCTGCTGAGAAAGGCAGTGTTTCCAGTAGTTTCTTGTCCAAATTGCTGAAAGCTTCCATTTTCCTAGCTTTTGGAGACGAGACAAAAGACGAGCTTGTTCGACAAATGGGACAGCAGCTAGAGGAGGCTTCAGTGAGTGATCTCTTGATCCGATCACCAGAAGGTGAAGCTATGACCTATGATGTTAATGCTGTACAGAAAATGGTGGAGGTGTTTCTGTTGCAAGATCATAATAGCGAGATCGAGTCACTTGAAGAGGGAAATGAGATCCAGGAGCCAAGAGGGCCAGGGATTTTGTCTGACGCTACTAAGTTAATGGTGGCAAAATTGATCGATGGTTACCTTGCTGAGGTTGCAAAGGATCCCAACCTACCATCTGTGAAGTTCATTGATCTTGCAGAAATGGTATCTGGCATCGCTCGACCTTCACATGACGGGCTCTATCGAGCCATAGACATGTATCTGAAG GAACATCCAGGGATCGGCAAGAGCGACAAGAAGAGAATCTGCAAACTGATAGACTGCAAGAAACTATCTGCTGATGCATGCATTCATGCTGTACAAAATGAACGGCTTCCTCTACGTATGGTTGTGCAGGTATTATTTTTTGAGCAAGTCAGGGCCTCAGCATCATCTGGCTGCAGCACTCCCGACCTACCTAAAGCCATCAAGGATCTAACGAGTGGATCTCACAGCAGCTCAAGATCAGCCACGACGAACCCTGAAGAAGACTGGGATGCAGTCGCCATGGCTGAGGAGCTGAAGGCCCTCAAAGGGGAGCTAGCTTCCTTGAGGCTTGCTAATGGTAGAGGAAGTAGTGAAAGAAATGGAGATGGTAAAAATGGAATTGACAAAGCAGCTCTTAGTAAAATGAAAGGACTGCTCAAGTCAAAGAAGCTTTTCACAAAGCTATGGTCAAGCAAAGGAGGAGGATACGGCGAAAACAGCGGGTCAGATTCATCGGAGAGCCTTGGTTCTGCTAATCAGGAGGAAGCTAAGTCCACACCTTCAAGGAACAGAAGGCATTCAGTTTCTTAG
- the LOC103494805 gene encoding mitotic checkpoint protein BUB3.2: MTAVPPPAAGRELSNPPSDGISNLRFSNHSDHLLVSSWDKTVRLYDASANVLRGEFVHGGPVLDCCFHDDSSGFSVSVDNTVRRLVFNHNKEDILGRHDAPVRCVEYSYAAGQLITGSWDKTLKCWDPRGASGQEHTLVGTYPQPERVYSLSLVGNRLVVATAGRHVNVYDLRNMSQPEQRRESSLKYQTRCVRCYPNGTGYALSSVEGRVAMEFFDPSEASQAKKYAFKCHRKSEAGRDIVYPVNAIAFHPIYGTFATGGCDGYVNVWDGNNKKRLYQYSKYPTSIAALSFSRDGRLLAVASSYTFEEGDKPHEPDAIYVRSVNEIEVKPKPKVYPNPST; encoded by the exons ATGACCGCCGTCCCTCCTCCCGCTGCTGGCCGGGAGCTTTCAAATCCTCCCTCCGACGGCATTTCCAATCTCCGCTTCTCCAATCACAGTGATCACTTACTTGTTTCCTCTTGGGACAAG ACTGTGCGCTTGTACGATGCTAGCGCCAACGTCCTCCGCGGTGAGTTCGTACACGGTGGTCCTGTTCTCGATTGTTGTTTCCACGATGATTCTTCTGGATTTAGTGTTAGTGTTGACAACACTGTCAGGAG ACTTGTTTTTAACCATAACAAGGAGGATATATTAGGGAGGCATGATGCACCTGTGCGGTGCGTTGAGTATTCTTACGCGGCAG GGCAATTAATTACTGGCAGTTGGGATAAAACACTGAAGTGTTGGGATCCTAGAGGAGCAAGTGGGCAGGAACATACTCTCGTTGGAACATATCCTCAGCCTGAACGTGTTTACTCACTTTCTCTTGTGGGTAACCGTTTAGTTGTAGCAACTGCTGGAAGGCATGTTAATGTATATGACTTGAGAAACATGTCTCAACCCGAGCAAAGGAGGGAATCCTCGTTGAAATATCAGACTCGATGTGTGCGTTGTTATCCAAATGGAACCG GCTATGCTCTTAGTTCAGTTGAAGGACGAGTTGCTATGGAATTTTTTGATCCCTCAGAGGCTAGTCAAGCCAAAAA GTACGCGTTCAAATGTCACAGAAAATCAGAGGCTGGAAGGGACATAGTCTATCCAGTCAATGCCATTGCATTCCATCCTAT CTACGGTACTTTTGCTACTGGAGGTTGTGATGGGTACGTAAATGTTTGGGATGGGAACAATAAGAAGAGGCTTTATCAG TATTCAAAATATCCAACAAGTATTGCAGCACTGTCATTTAGTAGAGATGGGCGGCTGTTAGCTGTAGCATCAAGTTACACATTTGAAGAGGGAGATAAACC cCATGAGCCCGATGCCATATATGTCCGCAGTGTAAATGAAATAGAAGTTAAGCCAAAGCCTAAAGTATACCCCAATCCTTCTACATGA
- the LOC103494802 gene encoding 40S ribosomal protein S29, with product MGHSNVWNSHPKNYGPGSRTCRVCGNPHGLIRKYGLMCCRQCFRSNAKEIGFIKYR from the exons ATGGGGCACTCCAACGTTTGGAACTCTCATCCTAAGAACTATGGCCCTGGTTCTCGCACTTG TCGTGTGTGCGGAAATCCCCATGGGTTGATCAGGAAGTATGGACTTATGTGTTGCAGACAATGCTTCCGCAGCAATGCCAAGGAAATTGGTTTCATCAAG TACCGCTAA